Part of the Sporomusa termitida genome, TACCACCAGGCCACAGCCGGCCGGCCGGAGTTTTCCGAACAAATGAGGAATTTTACAGCGGCTGTGCGTAAGGAGGGACAACATGAAACGAACGGAAATATTGGTTAGCGGCTTTGGCGGCCAGGGGGTTGTCCGGCTGGGCCAGATTTTCAGCACGGCGGCAGTCTATGAAGGTCTGTTTACTACCATGCTGGTAAGCCATGGGACGGAAACAAGAGGCGGTTACGTCCGCAGCCAGATCGTGGTGTCCGGTTCGCCGATCGACAGCCCGGTGGTCGAAACACCTGATTATTTTTGCGCCATGTCCAAGGCCGCCTATACTAAGTTTGGCGCTTTGGTTACGCAGGGGACAATT contains:
- a CDS encoding 2-oxoacid:acceptor oxidoreductase family protein, which gives rise to MKRTEILVSGFGGQGVVRLGQIFSTAAVYEGLFTTMLVSHGTETRGGYVRSQIVVSGSPIDSPVVETPDYFCAMSKAAYTKFGALVTQGTIIFDPGYIEPDPGFRAQHTALPAREMAVQELGRDIFANIIFLGMLGQQLKTAISKESLLQALAARVPKFVEENRQAFEFGYKFV